One window of Flavobacteriales bacterium genomic DNA carries:
- a CDS encoding T9SS type A sorting domain-containing protein — MDGQLDVRSWAVLDISGRTVISGEDYLPEVIDVARWSNGKYFLRITTDQNTEVLPFVVQH; from the coding sequence GTGGATGGCCAACTGGATGTCCGTTCATGGGCGGTGCTCGATATTAGTGGCCGCACGGTCATCAGTGGCGAGGACTACCTTCCGGAAGTCATCGACGTGGCTCGGTGGTCGAACGGCAAGTACTTTCTGCGCATCACAACGGACCAAAACACGGAGGTTCTACCTTTCGTAGTTCAGCATTAA